The Neobacillus sp. OS1-2 genome includes a window with the following:
- a CDS encoding class II aldolase/adducin family protein produces MITEIKFKKQICDIGKRIYDKGFVAANDGNISIRISDDQFLITPTGVSKGSLTPEMIIKVDIHGNVLDGEYRPTSEMKMHLLVYKERPDIQAVVHVHPPYATAFAIAGIPLDQALMPESVVYLGTIPIAEYGTPSTEEVPNAVKKHVREHQGVLLENHGALTWGKDLEHAYYLMESLEFTAKINWIAKQLNGDRELSKTHVNTLVEMKTKMGIAGKTPLGVETSEGIHAKKVTTTTGSALSEQDLNYIIEGVSRKVVNELKKHL; encoded by the coding sequence ATGATTACGGAAATTAAATTTAAGAAACAAATTTGTGATATTGGAAAGAGGATCTACGATAAAGGTTTTGTAGCAGCCAATGATGGGAATATTTCCATACGAATCAGTGACGATCAATTTCTAATTACGCCAACAGGTGTCAGTAAAGGCTCTTTGACACCAGAAATGATTATTAAGGTTGATATCCATGGCAATGTTCTCGATGGGGAGTACCGTCCAACCTCTGAAATGAAAATGCATCTGCTGGTCTATAAAGAACGGCCGGACATCCAAGCTGTCGTTCATGTTCATCCGCCATATGCAACAGCCTTTGCTATAGCAGGCATCCCGTTGGACCAGGCGCTCATGCCAGAGTCAGTTGTCTATCTCGGAACGATACCAATTGCTGAATATGGCACTCCCTCTACCGAGGAAGTGCCCAATGCCGTAAAAAAGCACGTTCGCGAGCACCAAGGGGTGTTATTAGAAAACCACGGGGCATTAACTTGGGGCAAGGATTTGGAGCATGCCTATTATTTAATGGAATCCTTAGAGTTTACGGCAAAAATTAATTGGATAGCTAAGCAGCTTAATGGGGATAGGGAGCTTTCAAAAACGCATGTTAACACACTGGTGGAAATGAAAACCAAAATGGGGATAGCAGGGAAGACCCCGCTAGGTGTAGAAACTTCAGAGGGCATCCATGCGAAAAAAGTAACCACTACAACTGGTTCAGCACTGTCTGAACAAGATCTAAACTATATCATCGAAGGAGTTTCCCGAAAAGTAGTGAACGAATTGAAAAAACATCTTTAG
- a CDS encoding redoxin domain-containing protein, with translation MMKKVIAAVVLVTLLSVAIVQAMDKKTDTPETTSQGTANKEGLSIGAKAPDFELKTLTGETAKLSDYKGKKVMLNFWATWCGPCKAEMPEMEQFSKEIGDDTVILAVNIDPQLDVQGFVDEYKITFPILLDAEDKVNDTYQIISIPTTYFIDSKGIIKNRFIGTMKLDNMKDFTNKLH, from the coding sequence ATGATGAAAAAAGTAATTGCGGCTGTTGTTTTAGTCACCTTACTCAGTGTAGCGATTGTTCAAGCAATGGATAAAAAAACAGATACACCCGAAACGACAAGTCAGGGAACAGCCAATAAAGAAGGACTTTCTATCGGAGCGAAGGCACCTGATTTTGAACTAAAAACATTGACAGGCGAGACAGCCAAGCTTTCTGATTATAAAGGAAAAAAAGTGATGTTAAACTTTTGGGCAACATGGTGCGGACCATGTAAAGCAGAAATGCCGGAAATGGAGCAATTCTCCAAAGAAATCGGTGATGATACCGTTATTTTGGCCGTAAATATTGACCCACAATTAGATGTTCAAGGATTCGTTGATGAATATAAAATTACTTTTCCGATCCTTCTTGACGCAGAAGACAAGGTAAATGATACCTATCAAATCATCTCAATCCCAACTACCTATTTTATTGATAGCAAAGGGATCATAAAAAATAGATTTATCGGCACCATGAAGCTCGATAACATGAAAGACTTTACCAATAAATTGCACTAA
- a CDS encoding FbpB family small basic protein: MRKPRKRSFAELVSENKSQLLKDRAAMEKIEQRLEEKRLGKAE, translated from the coding sequence ATGAGAAAGCCTAGAAAACGTTCTTTTGCAGAACTAGTTTCTGAAAATAAATCACAACTTTTAAAAGATCGTGCAGCGATGGAAAAGATTGAACAACGTTTAGAAGAAAAACGCCTCGGCAAAGCCGAGTAA
- a CDS encoding acid-soluble spore protein N encodes MSNESGYKTKQFRPAHVGTQPRKSDANKGKQMQDTSGEHAQVMQTKGE; translated from the coding sequence ATGAGTAATGAATCAGGTTATAAAACAAAACAATTTAGACCCGCACATGTGGGGACGCAGCCAAGAAAATCGGATGCGAATAAAGGAAAACAAATGCAGGATACATCTGGGGAACATGCCCAGGTAATGCAGACTAAAGGTGAATAA
- the tlp gene encoding small acid-soluble spore protein Tlp: MAYNNQPKPDDRSDNAEKIQSMIQDTTENIQKAEESMQFTDSEQQRQQIEAKNQRRRESIESFQAELQDET, encoded by the coding sequence ATGGCCTATAACAACCAACCGAAACCGGATGATCGCAGCGATAATGCAGAAAAAATTCAATCCATGATCCAGGATACAACTGAAAATATTCAAAAAGCAGAAGAATCGATGCAATTTACCGATAGTGAACAGCAACGTCAGCAAATTGAAGCAAAGAATCAGCGAAGAAGAGAAAGTATTGAATCCTTCCAAGCAGAACTTCAAGATGAAACCTGA
- a CDS encoding AAA family ATPase has translation MTLIQQGNQRPKNAEQIKQWEKELNETGIILNESQLIAEISQESNPIILSKLLTLAAFSRLGRNQEDSLAAVWLEKALKLYPENQKAKEYRILAEWSKMENLLSLLTFPPIRETDNRTAKKKTAEQFIDVCQTFLVDAESQLSHLQSSIEMTSSMVNNDLFKKYQKLSDLLFSAIEETCSLLKAAEEYDQSITGVFHTSTYYDDLKLHMANVEEIKQTWQQQFNNVEKVTHAAENALDQLNTMIGMDVVKKRVNDFYRFLKYQKHRKELGFQIKDELSLNMILTGNPGTGKTTLARLLAKIYHELGVLPREEVIETDRSQLVGAFVGQTEENVRRIVERSIGGVLFIDEAYSLKREGQTGNDYGQTAIDTLVSLMTGNEFGGKFAVFLAGYPEEMRSFLDANPGLRSRFPQSNLIHLPNYSNEELIQIAELVAAENDYFLTEEAKIEINHRLDQERVDDTFGNARTVRNIVLDAIFKKGADTLASNDDILDYMLLNKEDFQVETENSAESPQEKLNRLIGLESLKEEMKTLISFVKIQQFRRKKGLPTVPIQLHSVFTGNPGTGKTTVAKIYAEFLKECGMLKRGHLIVASRADFVAGYVGQTAGKTKKKIKEALGGVLFIDEAYSLLSQTAGDFGKEVIDTLVDEMTKQNENLVVVLAGYPNEMDQLLESNPGLRSRFKKFFLFPDYSTAELLEIMLAYAESFKYQVTDEAKNLLLLSMGADVFKGNGRFATNMVDEMIQAQALRLMEWEEDESLFEKSMFLEVDDVKKALTKL, from the coding sequence ATGACATTGATTCAACAAGGAAACCAGCGTCCAAAAAACGCTGAGCAAATAAAACAATGGGAAAAGGAACTGAACGAAACCGGCATTATCCTAAATGAAAGTCAATTAATAGCAGAGATCAGCCAGGAGTCAAATCCCATTATATTATCTAAGTTGTTAACACTAGCCGCATTTTCGCGGCTTGGAAGAAACCAAGAGGATTCATTAGCAGCAGTTTGGCTTGAAAAGGCATTAAAGCTTTATCCCGAAAACCAAAAAGCCAAAGAATATCGGATTCTAGCCGAATGGAGTAAAATGGAGAATCTGCTTTCTCTGCTTACTTTTCCACCCATTCGAGAAACAGATAATCGGACTGCGAAAAAGAAAACAGCGGAGCAATTCATCGACGTTTGCCAAACATTCTTGGTCGATGCAGAATCCCAGTTAAGCCATTTACAGTCCTCTATAGAAATGACTTCATCAATGGTAAATAATGATCTTTTCAAAAAATATCAAAAGCTGTCTGATTTACTTTTTTCAGCCATAGAGGAAACATGTAGCCTGTTAAAGGCAGCGGAAGAATATGATCAATCGATTACGGGTGTTTTTCATACCTCTACCTATTATGACGACTTGAAATTACATATGGCGAACGTAGAAGAAATCAAACAAACCTGGCAGCAGCAATTCAATAATGTGGAAAAGGTAACCCATGCTGCCGAAAATGCTTTGGATCAGTTAAATACTATGATTGGCATGGATGTAGTAAAAAAACGGGTCAATGATTTTTACCGGTTTTTAAAATATCAAAAGCATCGCAAGGAACTGGGTTTTCAAATTAAAGATGAATTAAGTCTTAATATGATCTTAACCGGTAATCCTGGCACAGGAAAAACGACACTCGCTAGGTTGTTAGCAAAGATTTATCATGAACTGGGCGTCTTGCCGCGTGAGGAAGTCATTGAAACAGATCGATCTCAATTAGTTGGGGCCTTTGTCGGGCAAACAGAAGAAAACGTCCGGAGGATCGTGGAACGTTCCATTGGCGGTGTGTTGTTTATTGATGAAGCCTATAGTTTAAAACGTGAGGGCCAAACAGGAAATGATTATGGCCAGACAGCGATCGACACACTTGTCTCATTAATGACTGGGAATGAATTTGGCGGGAAATTCGCCGTTTTTTTAGCAGGCTATCCGGAAGAAATGCGTTCCTTCTTGGATGCTAATCCAGGTTTAAGAAGTCGTTTTCCTCAATCGAATTTGATTCATTTGCCAAATTATTCGAATGAGGAGTTAATCCAGATTGCTGAACTGGTGGCAGCAGAGAATGATTATTTCCTCACAGAAGAAGCCAAAATCGAAATTAACCATCGACTGGATCAGGAACGAGTCGATGACACATTTGGAAATGCAAGGACTGTCCGCAATATCGTGTTGGATGCCATATTTAAAAAAGGGGCAGACACCCTAGCATCAAACGATGACATTTTAGATTATATGCTCTTGAATAAAGAGGATTTTCAAGTAGAGACGGAGAATAGTGCAGAGTCTCCACAAGAGAAACTCAACCGTCTAATTGGTCTTGAATCGTTAAAGGAGGAAATGAAAACCCTCATTTCATTTGTGAAAATACAGCAGTTTAGAAGAAAAAAAGGACTTCCAACAGTACCTATTCAGCTTCATTCGGTGTTTACCGGTAATCCGGGAACGGGAAAAACAACTGTCGCAAAAATCTACGCGGAATTTTTAAAAGAATGCGGAATGTTAAAAAGGGGTCATCTCATTGTGGCGAGCAGGGCTGATTTTGTAGCGGGATATGTTGGACAAACAGCCGGAAAAACAAAGAAAAAAATTAAGGAAGCACTTGGCGGGGTTTTATTTATTGATGAGGCTTATTCATTGCTCAGCCAGACAGCCGGGGATTTTGGCAAAGAGGTCATTGATACGCTTGTTGATGAAATGACCAAGCAAAATGAAAATTTGGTGGTCGTGCTTGCCGGTTATCCAAATGAAATGGATCAATTACTGGAAAGCAATCCTGGGCTTCGCTCTCGGTTTAAAAAGTTCTTTCTCTTCCCGGATTACTCAACTGCAGAATTGCTCGAAATTATGTTAGCCTACGCGGAAAGCTTCAAATACCAAGTAACTGATGAGGCGAAGAATTTATTACTCCTATCCATGGGAGCAGATGTGTTCAAGGGAAATGGACGCTTTGCTACGAACATGGTAGATGAAATGATTCAAGCGCAAGCCTTACGTTTAATGGAATGGGAAGAGGACGAAAGCCTTTTTGAAAAATCTATGTTCCTTGAGGTAGACGATGTGAAAAAAGCCTTAACTAAACTGTAA
- a CDS encoding thioesterase family protein, whose protein sequence is MEQYFVSTREIQLYYADTDMMGVIYHANYLKFFELGRTGFIEDLGYSYLSMEESGYYAPVYDIQITYKKPLRYGDQAFVKTWVELNDGIKTIYGYTIVNGEDDVCAVGTSTHIIVKKDNFRPTSFKKAFPEWYVKYEEIKKK, encoded by the coding sequence ATGGAACAATATTTTGTTTCAACAAGAGAAATTCAGCTTTATTATGCAGATACCGACATGATGGGTGTCATTTATCATGCGAATTATTTAAAGTTTTTCGAGCTTGGTAGAACCGGGTTTATTGAGGACCTCGGCTACAGCTATCTCTCCATGGAAGAATCCGGATACTATGCGCCAGTCTATGATATTCAGATTACATACAAAAAACCATTACGATATGGCGATCAAGCATTTGTAAAGACTTGGGTCGAATTAAATGACGGTATAAAAACCATTTATGGCTACACCATTGTAAACGGTGAGGATGATGTGTGTGCCGTAGGGACATCCACTCACATTATTGTAAAAAAGGATAATTTCAGACCGACATCATTTAAAAAGGCTTTTCCAGAATGGTACGTAAAATACGAAGAAATCAAGAAAAAATAA
- a CDS encoding CapA family protein, with protein sequence MVQNSSFDPMFEPVKPLLEKPDVLTANQESMLGGLELGLSGYPMFNSPHEVASALVHSGVDIVSTANNHSLDKGEKGIQSESAYLDSIGLPHVGSFIDEKDREDLRVITKNGIKIAFLSYTYGTNGISVPTGKDYLVNLIDREIMKNEIHRAKKAADVVVMSIHWGMEYQRIPTDEQKDLANFLANEGVDIIFGSHPHVLQPMEWIPTTDGRKSFVVYSLGNFLSAQYGDYKDIGGLATIDITKHVSEKGNTIELSNPVFSPTFVTSQKYHQFRIVPLENAGAYGLSNADATYKEIQEHMSQWLH encoded by the coding sequence ATGGTGCAGAATAGTAGTTTTGATCCCATGTTCGAGCCTGTGAAACCATTATTGGAGAAGCCAGATGTTCTGACGGCAAATCAAGAAAGTATGTTAGGTGGTCTAGAATTGGGTTTATCCGGGTATCCCATGTTCAATAGTCCGCACGAGGTTGCCAGTGCGCTCGTCCATTCCGGAGTCGATATCGTTTCAACAGCCAATAACCATTCGTTGGATAAAGGAGAAAAAGGAATTCAGTCAGAGTCCGCTTATTTAGATAGTATTGGTTTACCACATGTCGGGAGTTTCATTGATGAAAAGGATCGAGAGGATTTGCGTGTCATTACTAAGAATGGCATTAAAATTGCCTTTCTTTCTTACACATATGGCACAAATGGAATTTCTGTTCCGACTGGAAAAGACTATCTTGTCAACCTGATCGATCGAGAAATCATGAAGAATGAAATTCATCGTGCCAAAAAGGCAGCAGATGTTGTGGTGATGAGTATTCATTGGGGGATGGAGTATCAGCGAATCCCGACAGATGAACAAAAGGATTTGGCGAATTTCTTGGCTAATGAGGGTGTGGATATTATTTTTGGCTCCCATCCGCATGTATTGCAGCCAATGGAATGGATTCCGACGACGGATGGCCGCAAATCCTTTGTGGTTTATTCATTAGGGAATTTTCTATCGGCACAATATGGTGATTATAAGGATATTGGTGGGTTAGCCACAATCGATATTACCAAACATGTTTCAGAAAAAGGCAACACGATTGAGCTCTCAAACCCTGTGTTTTCTCCAACATTCGTGACAAGTCAAAAATATCATCAATTTCGGATCGTACCTTTAGAAAATGCCGGAGCATACGGACTTTCTAATGCCGACGCAACATATAAAGAAATTCAAGAACATATGAGCCAATGGCTCCATTAA
- the plsY gene encoding glycerol-3-phosphate 1-O-acyltransferase PlsY: MVQIILVLILAYLLGSIPSGLIIGKVFYKTDIREHGSGNLGGTNTFRTLGVKAGLVVTLADILKGTLAASLPVLLSIDMNPLLAGVFAVLGHTYPLFAGFRGGKAVATSGGVLLFAAPYLFLTVLVAFFISLYITKYVSLSSMIAGIIAILFAIMEGFVQKWDIPLLIVVFLLASFVIYRHRANIKRIMDKTEPKIKWL; encoded by the coding sequence ATGGTTCAAATTATTTTAGTTTTGATCCTGGCTTATTTGCTTGGTTCGATTCCATCCGGTTTGATTATCGGTAAGGTTTTTTACAAAACAGATATTCGTGAGCATGGGAGCGGAAATTTAGGGGGAACCAATACCTTTCGAACACTTGGTGTGAAAGCTGGTTTAGTCGTTACGCTTGCTGATATCCTAAAAGGAACGTTAGCAGCATCGTTACCTGTTCTCTTATCGATTGATATGAACCCATTATTGGCTGGTGTGTTTGCTGTTTTGGGACATACTTACCCTCTATTCGCTGGATTTCGTGGCGGGAAAGCCGTCGCTACTTCTGGTGGAGTTCTATTGTTTGCGGCACCCTATTTGTTCTTAACCGTATTAGTCGCATTCTTTATTAGTTTGTACATAACAAAATATGTTTCCTTGTCATCGATGATTGCCGGAATTATCGCTATATTATTTGCAATCATGGAAGGATTTGTGCAAAAATGGGACATTCCCTTGTTGATCGTCGTGTTTTTACTGGCATCCTTTGTCATTTACAGACATCGGGCAAATATAAAAAGAATCATGGACAAAACAGAGCCCAAAATCAAATGGCTGTAA
- a CDS encoding glycosyl hydrolase family 18 protein encodes MARIEYHYTKKLSMKWIIGGLICAFLLIFSSIFLFFYPFASTDKKTYFRGEHPIVFHGEQLGNALLEGNTWFVPLSFLKENIDNTIMYDEKSNSVILTTSDKVVQMPTNSLTYFVNQKEVNLQLSPIITKEGKTYVALEPILSFYPIQYKKMPETGAIWIQQDGEKFMKGVLTEKDMNQEKLRLRTEPSFRSPYVAEMANNEAVTIEGEKDDFYLIRKANGISGYVKKEYVQTKETVTIEITRQSQTFSMPEINGPVKLTWEAVYSKNPDASKIPDMAGVNVVSPTWFSLAAGDGSVKNLASLNYSNWAHGKGYQVWGVFSNSFDPMLTHEAMKDFETRQAIIRQLLHFSQMYQLQGVNFDIENVNQEDGPLVTQFMREAAPYLHEAGLIVSMDITFAAGSNNNWSSFYEREKLAKIADYLVVMAYDEHTGASSGAGSVASLPWVERNLDTLLKEVPNEKLILGVPLYARLWKEQTNTDGTTEVTAQALSMDKVKAWIAEKGIQPRYDEESGQNYAEYASAEENALYKIWIEDELSLKKRADLASNYQLAGVGTWSRVFGDITAWTALNLHADNAVTQK; translated from the coding sequence ATGGCGCGTATTGAATATCATTACACAAAAAAACTATCTATGAAATGGATCATTGGAGGGTTAATTTGCGCATTCCTGCTCATTTTTTCTTCCATTTTCCTATTCTTCTATCCTTTTGCCTCAACGGATAAAAAAACGTATTTCCGTGGTGAACATCCTATCGTATTCCACGGGGAGCAGCTGGGAAATGCCTTACTCGAAGGAAATACCTGGTTTGTTCCCCTTTCATTTTTGAAGGAAAACATCGACAATACCATCATGTATGATGAAAAGTCAAATTCAGTCATCCTAACAACAAGTGATAAAGTGGTTCAAATGCCGACCAATTCTCTCACCTATTTTGTCAATCAAAAGGAAGTTAACTTACAACTTTCACCCATTATTACCAAGGAGGGAAAAACATACGTTGCCCTTGAGCCAATCCTGTCTTTTTACCCGATCCAATATAAAAAAATGCCTGAAACCGGGGCTATTTGGATTCAACAGGATGGCGAGAAATTTATGAAGGGTGTATTGACAGAAAAAGATATGAATCAAGAGAAACTTAGGCTGCGAACAGAACCTTCGTTCCGATCCCCCTATGTAGCCGAAATGGCTAACAACGAAGCCGTTACCATTGAAGGCGAAAAGGACGATTTTTATCTTATAAGAAAAGCGAATGGGATCAGCGGTTATGTAAAAAAGGAGTATGTTCAAACGAAAGAGACTGTAACGATCGAGATTACACGTCAGAGCCAGACGTTTTCAATGCCAGAGATTAATGGCCCTGTAAAATTGACCTGGGAGGCTGTTTATTCTAAAAATCCTGATGCTTCTAAAATCCCAGACATGGCTGGTGTAAATGTCGTTTCGCCTACATGGTTCTCCCTTGCTGCTGGTGACGGATCAGTCAAAAACCTTGCTTCGCTTAACTACAGCAACTGGGCACACGGCAAGGGATATCAAGTATGGGGGGTGTTTTCAAATTCATTTGACCCTATGCTAACACATGAGGCCATGAAAGATTTTGAAACACGGCAAGCGATTATCCGGCAATTGCTTCATTTCAGTCAGATGTACCAGTTGCAAGGAGTTAATTTTGATATCGAAAATGTGAATCAAGAAGATGGGCCGCTTGTGACTCAATTCATGAGGGAGGCAGCACCATACCTGCATGAAGCCGGATTAATTGTATCAATGGATATTACCTTTGCAGCGGGCAGTAACAACAACTGGTCTTCATTTTACGAACGTGAAAAGCTGGCTAAAATTGCCGATTACCTTGTCGTCATGGCGTATGATGAACATACGGGTGCCTCATCAGGTGCAGGAAGTGTGGCTAGTTTACCATGGGTGGAAAGAAACCTTGATACCTTGCTAAAAGAGGTACCTAATGAGAAATTAATCCTTGGGGTCCCGTTGTATGCAAGACTATGGAAGGAACAAACAAATACAGATGGCACTACTGAAGTAACTGCACAGGCACTATCAATGGATAAGGTTAAAGCATGGATTGCTGAGAAAGGAATACAGCCAAGGTATGATGAGGAAAGTGGTCAAAACTACGCAGAATATGCTTCTGCAGAAGAAAATGCCCTCTATAAAATTTGGATAGAAGATGAATTATCTTTGAAGAAACGAGCTGATTTAGCGAGTAACTATCAGTTGGCCGGAGTTGGGACATGGTCTAGGGTTTTCGGCGACATCACCGCATGGACGGCCTTAAATCTACATGCTGACAATGCCGTAACACAAAAATAA
- a CDS encoding HAMP domain-containing sensor histidine kinase, with amino-acid sequence MIEKSESERNYQELVKKYELVVQQNQYLEKLLQDEVVKNKQKDTILIEQSRLAAMGGMVASIGHQWRQPLNHLSLLMHDVREALEFGEIDDQYIDRFTRESMVQINHMSRTINDFRKFYKPNKERIPFSVGDSIEEALTIFSLSLKKHGIQVEFEYRGQQMAYGYPNEYSQVVLNILTNARDAFVQKDSRHRKLSIKIGETTDNVTAEFIDNAGGIEPVLLKKVFDPYFTTRQNGTGLGLYLTKMIVEKMNGTVTVENTSDGAKFCLSIPKATAAVKQELVSV; translated from the coding sequence ATGATCGAGAAATCGGAAAGTGAAAGAAACTATCAAGAATTAGTAAAAAAGTATGAGTTAGTGGTACAACAAAATCAATATTTAGAAAAGTTACTTCAGGATGAGGTGGTAAAGAACAAACAGAAAGATACGATTTTAATTGAGCAATCCAGACTTGCTGCAATGGGTGGCATGGTTGCAAGTATTGGGCACCAATGGCGACAGCCGTTAAATCACTTATCGCTATTAATGCATGATGTTAGAGAAGCATTGGAGTTTGGCGAAATTGACGATCAATACATTGACCGGTTCACTAGGGAGAGTATGGTCCAAATTAATCATATGTCCAGGACCATAAATGATTTTCGGAAATTCTATAAACCGAATAAAGAAAGAATACCTTTTTCCGTTGGCGATTCAATCGAAGAGGCATTAACCATATTTTCGCTAAGTCTGAAAAAACATGGGATTCAGGTAGAATTTGAATATAGAGGCCAACAGATGGCATATGGATATCCGAATGAATATAGCCAGGTTGTGCTAAATATTTTAACAAATGCACGTGACGCCTTTGTTCAAAAAGACAGCAGACATCGAAAACTATCGATAAAAATCGGTGAGACAACAGATAATGTGACAGCAGAGTTCATTGATAATGCAGGCGGTATCGAACCTGTATTACTGAAGAAAGTATTTGACCCCTACTTTACCACAAGGCAAAATGGGACTGGTCTCGGCCTTTATTTAACCAAGATGATTGTCGAAAAGATGAATGGCACTGTAACAGTTGAAAATACGAGTGATGGAGCCAAATTCTGTTTGTCAATTCCTAAGGCAACGGCAGCTGTTAAACAGGAACTCGTATCAGTTTGA
- a CDS encoding CoA-binding protein: MENPSREEIGTILKNAKRIAVVGLSNKPDRTSYQVSEVMQKAGYDIIPVNPTFNGEILGVKAVASLKDINGHIDIVNVFRRSEQLFDVAKEFDEIDADVFWAQLGLANEEAYEFLKEKGYTVVMDRCIKVEHALTRNMP; this comes from the coding sequence ATGGAGAATCCTAGTCGCGAGGAAATTGGGACCATATTAAAAAACGCAAAAAGAATTGCCGTAGTTGGTTTAAGTAATAAACCTGATCGCACTTCTTATCAAGTATCTGAGGTCATGCAAAAAGCGGGATATGACATTATTCCAGTCAATCCAACCTTTAATGGCGAAATTCTGGGTGTAAAGGCAGTGGCATCCTTAAAAGATATTAACGGGCATATTGACATCGTGAACGTATTCCGGCGCTCAGAGCAATTGTTTGATGTGGCAAAGGAATTTGACGAAATTGATGCGGATGTTTTTTGGGCACAGCTGGGCCTTGCAAATGAAGAAGCATATGAGTTTTTAAAAGAAAAAGGCTATACAGTTGTCATGGATCGTTGTATAAAAGTGGAGCATGCTTTAACCAGGAACATGCCATAA